A window of the Oncorhynchus kisutch isolate 150728-3 linkage group LG12, Okis_V2, whole genome shotgun sequence genome harbors these coding sequences:
- the LOC116376564 gene encoding G protein-regulated inducer of neurite outgrowth 3-like produces the protein MGTNPKRTVTVQMVPQLAGVEALGNQESNANWAKEPNLNLTQGCTAPTTTTTPVLTEHTQVNLCLTTPNTTSRIQSTGHGQPVGGGVGSNTNTTFSTNGDGGKSPSEHVIGIEQQMVLTCRGGVSVTEATAEGRRDGNANLTALTPTAAAEEKEKHICKASLSSAITSSKVDVHTNYCREKEPGGAGAGEGCAAKPSPEPTAVQSATARVSAVAKEESLLEGDNKNATTPNQHPPQTCDPKHTSASEVLTSLTTPKQGKAEGAAVTTNKVAPPPYKSKEADNSATTQSLSPLPSPATATNPTPPERPLQASKGNTPKTNSQNPPSQMEYNKTAATSQPEQTKETTVAPVNAAITITPPSSDSKENVGLRNKASSPAPPEKKDLKPTPVAKTEICLDKHLQAASSESSSQKDSPSSPNEAQQNQQPEAQQSQNQQPEAQQGQNQQPAHHAAQVTDEAVQTASVSEEMQQKTHCKLYREASTMTRTPIATPTATPTHSKQGQDVEVQAVANVCSRAVSTSPSLFPLPPPYRSTDRGAALREEAAAESLSVVYQVPLHQIHMGSSPSCPPPPNYTAGLRSGSERLTLEAGLCSSQSAGVVLHAEEAVAALHAEVARLGAKPKDLAVGGAAALCNIQQRGALPPLQPVYQINIEPSGGQNEPVAKANHHQHRGEKAVADSQSKPNAEKPKVSNEAQTVPTQPAKPPSAKAPSPLSPTAASKTKSSDNKAAPPPSQSTPSVTKPSQASTTTSKKTEDTKPKTAVKAAKQSIVKGVGGVKALLGKKKQEQLEPERKEKEDEDEEGKQKGEKSVHDVLWDEQGMTWEVYGASVDPESLGFAIQSHLQCKIKEQEKKVVTQSSLRKSISVPPVVPDSPATVAVDDANSRKNKRRQQNVFRSMLKNVRRPKCCAHPPPTAVLE, from the coding sequence ATGGGAACCAACCCAAAAAGGACAGTGACAGTCCAAATGGTCCCTCAGCTGGCTGGAGTGGAAGCTCTGGGAAACCAGGAGTCTAACGCCAACTGGGCTAAAGAACCTAACCTGAACCTCACCCAGGGTTGCACtgcccccaccactaccactacccctgtccttacagaacacacacaggttAACCTGTGTCTGACAACCCCCAACACAACCTCCAGGATCCAATCAACTGGCCATGGACAACCGGTTGGCGGCGGGGTGGGGTCCAACACTAACACAACTTTCTCGACCAATGGCGACGGAGGGAAATCGCCATCGGAGCATGTGATTGGAATAGAGCAGCAGATGGTATTGACATGTCGAGGAGGTGTGAGTGTAACCGAGGCGACGGCAGAGGGCCGTAGGGACGGCAACGCCAATTTGACAGCGTTAACCCCCACAGCCGCCGCCGAGGAGAAGGAGAAGCATATCTGTAAGGCAAGCCTGTCGTCCGCCATTACATCATCAAAGGTTGACGTGCATACAAATTactgcagagagaaagagcctGGTGGAGCAGGGGCGGGGGAGGGGTGTGCAGCCAAGCCATCGCCAGAGCCCACAGCAGTACAGAGTGCTACAGCCAGAGTTTCTGCAGTAGCTAAAGAGGAGTCACTACTAGAAGGGGACAACAAAAACGCAACCACACCAAATCAACATCCCCCTCAGACCTGTGATCCAAAGCATACCTCGGCCTCTGAAGTGCTGACGTCTCTGACGACTCCCAAACAAGGTAAGGCAGAGGGAGCTGCAGTGACTACAAACAAGGTTGCTCCGCCTCCTTACAAATCAAAAGAGGCTGATAATAGTGCTACAACACAGAGTCTCTCACCTTTACCTAGCCCCGCCACCGCCACCAACCCTACTCCACCAGAACGTCCTCTACAGGCCTCTAAAGGAAATACGCCCAAGACAAACTCTCAGAACCCTCCTTCCCAAATGGAATATAATAAAACGGCAGCTACATCGCAGCCGGAACAGACCAAGGAGACTACAGTAGCTCCTGTCAATGCTGCcatcaccatcacacctccatcaTCAGACAGCAAGGAAAACGTAGGGCTTAGGAATAAGGCCTCAAGTCCGGCACCTCCCGAGAAGAAGGATTTAAAACCTACTCCAGTAGCAAAGACAGAGATCTGCTTAGATAAACACCTGCAGGCGGCATCGTCAGAGTCTTCATCACAGAAGGATTCTCCCTCGTCACCCAACGAGGCCCAACAGAACCAACAGCCGGAGGCCCAACAGAGCCAGAACCAACAGCCTGAGGCCCAACAGGGCCAGAACCAGCAGCCTGCCCACCATGCAGCACAGGTGACAGATGAAGCCGTCCAGACTGCCTCGGTCTCGGAGGAGATGCAACAGAAAACCCACTGCAAACTATACCGGGAGGCCTCCACCATGACCCGCACCCCCATCGCCACCCCCACCGCCACCCCCACCCATAGCAAGCAAGGCCAAGATGTGGAGGTCCAGGCAGTGGCTAACGTGTGCAGCCGGGCGGTCTCCACCAGCCCCAGCCTGTTTCCTCTGCCCCCGCCCTACAGGTCCACTGACAGAGGTGCTGCCCTGAGGGAGGAAGCAGCAGCTGAGAGCCTGTCTGTGGTCTACCAGGTGCCCCTCCACCAGATTCACATGGGCAGCAGTCCATCCTGCCCCCCGCCACCTAACTACACCGCAGGTCTCAGGTCCGGGTCAGAGCGATTGACCCTGGAGGCGGGGTTATGCTCCAGTCAGAGTGCTGGGGTGGTGCTCCATGCAGAGGAGGCGGTGGCGGCCCTCCATGCAGAGGTCGCCAGGCTGGGGGCCAAGCCTAAAGATCTGGCAGTCGGGGGGGCAGCAGCGCTATGCAACATCCAGCAGAGAGGAGCACTCCCGCCTCTGCAGCCCGTCTACCAGATCAACATCGAGCCGAGCGGCGGCCAAAACGAGCCGGTAGCTAAAGCGAATCATCACCAGCATCGAGGCGAGAAGGCAGTGGCAGACTCCCAATCCAAACCCAATGCAGAGAAACCAAAGGTGTCTAATGAAGCGCAGACCGTGCCAACGCAGCCTGCCAAGCCTCCCTCTGCTAAAGCGCCATCCCCCTTGTCGCCAACTGCCGCAAGCAAGACCAAATCCTCCGACAATAaggctgctcctcctccttcgcAGTCAACTCCTTCCGTTACCAAGCCCAGCCAGGCCTCAACGACAACCTCCAAAAAAACAGAGGACACTAAACCCAAGACGGCAGTGAAAGCAGCGAAGCAGAGCATTGTTAAGGGGGTTGGGGGCGTTAAGGCTTTGTTGGGCAAGAAGAAGCAGGAGCAGCTGgagccggagaggaaggaaaaggaGGATGAAGACGAGGAGGGGaaacagaaaggagagaagagcGTGCACGATGTGCTGTGGGACGAGCAGGGGATGACCTGGGAGGTGTACGGAGCATCCGTTGACCCCGAGTCTCTTGGCTTTGCCATCCAGAGCCACCTGCAGTGTAAGATCAAAGAACAAGAGAAGAAGGTCGTGACCCAGTCATCACTCAGGAAGTCCATCTCAGTGCCGCCGGTGGTGCCCGACTCGCCCGCCACCGTTGCCGTGGACGACGCCAACAGCAGGAAAAACAAGAGGAGGCAGCAGAACGTTTTCAGGTCCATGCTGAAAAATGTCAGACGGCCCAAGTGCTGCGCACACCCTCCCCCTACCGCCGTGCTGGAGTGA